From a single Aspergillus puulaauensis MK2 DNA, chromosome 2, nearly complete sequence genomic region:
- a CDS encoding DUF3632 domain-containing protein (COG:S;~EggNog:ENOG410PTCH;~InterPro:IPR022085;~PFAM:PF12311), with translation MVDITDEIFASRLTILRDLFADSISAPTAAKQLAEATLLDDTTLEDSLGRLWKLVVALACEKPEHQDKLVDVLVDLSELPSPEAEQGPGPLTIHEMEVWKDLPMLGWSLRDYYNISVNPNKNAEEQQKAISQIINISKFAALLTATDEDIFASNSWFALITLRAALESPTERRPKAEPLEAWIPAAAAWIETLGVEIYNWDEEFESGPKVGSRGKGGPLWDGKHGFCKGRWKLWRERFGEIARTEGELGEDVKKAAQDAETMMKEIEAGDVE, from the coding sequence ATGGTCGATATAACAGACGAAATATTTGCGTCTCGCCTTACAATCCTTCGGGACTTGTTCGCGGACAGCATATCCGCGCCAACAGCCGCCAAACAGCTCGCTGAGGCCACGTTACTTGACGATACAACGCTCGAGGACAGTCTCGGCCGTCTCTGGAAGCTAGTGGTCGCCCTCGCATGCGAAAAGCCCGAACACCAAGACAAACTCGTCGatgtcctcgtcgacctTTCCGAGCTCCCCAGCCCCGAAGCAGAACAGGGGCCAGGGCCCTTGACCATACACGAGATGGAAGTCTGGAAGGACCTACCCATGCTGGGATGGAGCCTCCGCGATTACTATAATATCTCCGTCAATCCGAACAAAAACGCCGAGGAGCAGCAAAAGGCTATCTCTCAgatcatcaacatcagcaaaTTCGCTGCGCTTCTTACGGCAACCGATGAGGATATCTTTGCGTCCAACTCGTGGTTTGCTCTGATTACCCTCCGCGCTGCGCTTGAATCTCCGACGGAACGGAGGCCTAAGGCGGAACCGCTGGAGGCATGGATTCCTGCCGCGGCTGCGTGGATTGAGACTCTGGGCGTGGAGATCTATAACTGGGATGAAGAGTTCGAGTCTGGGCCTAAAGTCGGTTCAAGAGGAAAGGGAGGGCCACTGTGGGATGGCAAACATGGCTTCTGTAAGGGAAGATGGAAGCTTTGGCGGGAGAGATTTGGAGAGATTGCTAGAACAGAGGGTGAACTCGGAGAAGATGTTAAAAAGGCAGCACAAGATGCGGAAACAATGATGAAGGAGATTGAAGCTGGGGATGTAGAGTGA
- a CDS encoding M48 family metallopeptidase (COG:O;~EggNog:ENOG410PKTX;~InterPro:IPR001915;~MEROPS:MER0026545;~PFAM:PF01435;~TransMembrane:1 (o242-266i);~go_function: GO:0004222 - metalloendopeptidase activity [Evidence IEA];~go_process: GO:0006508 - proteolysis [Evidence IEA]), whose translation MFRFPIAPSLRTVAPPIIPRARASIPLPQLSRPFSTPSSRIRSTIPTTIPRSSRYIPSRFFASSTHRFYPNGYRYRRFDGPQGDSFAFRLLRNAKPIHFVIVGGVIGGFYVYNTETVEMTGRRRFNIVSHNQELQMGESSYHEVLREYHGRILSQSHPLTLMVNRILQRLIPLAPIHGANWEVHVIQDDNMMNAFVLPGGKVFVFTGILPICEDEDGLAAVLGHEIAHVVAHHTGERMSSHFVTMGVIFLTALLFDVSGNIPSLLLNLMYSLPNSRTQEAEADNIGLMMMSKACYNPEAAVGLWARMQKAERQVPPQFMSTHPSSYNRMESIRGWLDKAQHAYEESGCFGVASYVPGFRQARDDFSW comes from the exons ATGTTTCGATTCCCAATAGCACCGTCCTTGCGCACCGTCGCGCCTCCCATAATCCCTCGCGCCCGAGCCTCCATACCGTTGCCGCAGCTCTCACGACCTTTTTCGACTCCATCTTCGAGGATCCGGAGCACGATACCTACTACGATACCGCGCTCGTCTCGCTATATCCCTTCACGATTCTTCGCAAGCTCGACCCATCGGTTCTACCCCAATGGGTACAGATACAGGCGCTTCGATGGGCCTCAAGGGGATTCATTTGCGTTCCGCCTGCTACGAAATGCGAAACCGATCCACTTTGTAATAGTCGGGGGAGTTATCGGGGGATTTTACGTCTACAATACAGAAACTGTTGAG ATGACCGGTCGGCGACGGTTCAACATTGTCTCTCACAACCAGGAATTGCAAATGGGCGAGTCGAGCTACCACGAAGTTTTGCGAGAATATCACGGACGCATACTTTCTCAATCCCACCCCCTCACTCTCATGGTGAATCGCATTCTACAGCGCCTGATTCCCCTGGCGCCGATTCACGGAGCGAACTGGGAGGTTCATGTCATCCAGGACGATAACATGATGAATGCTTTCGTTCTTCCAGG tgGCAAGGTTTTCGTATTTACGGGGATTTTACCCATCtgcgaggacgaagatgggCTGGCGGCTGTTTTGGGCCACGAGATTGCCCACGTGGTGGCCCATCATACTGGCGAGCGGATGAGCAGCCACTTCGTTACCATGGGAGTTATCTTCCTTACCGCACTCCTTTTCGATGTGTCCGGGAATATCCCGTCCTTATTACTAAACCTTATGTATAGTTTGCCGAACTCTCGGACGCAGGAA GCTGAGGCGGATAACATCGGCTTGA TGATGATGTCAAAAGCATGCTACAACCCCGAAGCCGCTGTTGGACT CTGGGCTCGCATGCAAAAAGCAGAAAGACAGGTGCCTCCTCAATTCATGTCAACCCATCCATCA AGTTACAACCGCATGGAATCTATTCGCGGATG GTTGGATAAGGCTCAGCACGCGTATGAAGAGAGTGGGTGCTTTGGCGTTGCATCTTACG TGCCAGGTTTCCGACAGGCACGCGACGACTTCAGCTGGTAG
- a CDS encoding uncharacterized protein (COG:S;~EggNog:ENOG410PM6C;~InterPro:IPR002110,IPR020683,IPR027417,IPR007111, IPR036770;~PFAM:PF05729,PF12796,PF13637;~go_function: GO:0005515 - protein binding [Evidence IEA]), with protein MSCFGCFKNKPSKQGADAPQESDASPRPNNNVKSPPATPGAANRPVATMPGAVEKPSSQEPAKEPRKPEVEPEAAEAAPDAPVVDRWEDAFKGLSEDKQKTLTEMGFHKPKSANVKSTITDLVNSVNERQTECEKKFWHAKIAGKDIVFREYTTSILSWLEKAGDIAIQFAPPQASLPWDLIKSLMQIPVNESDQMCALLATTERVVRISSRGQLYEQVYLPTAPGVKMQTIHRQLEEALLKLYSISLELLADSGNLLEKNTLERTLNSIVKPGEYQSQLSGLKEAEDELLLIVQACEVQRSADADDTMIDMLKTFNDPILSIDEGVSHLLTHMDERARIEMLEWISSIPFGSDHDGISEDRTPGTGEWLVQHRDFQSWESTNKSRLFWLKGSPGTGKTYLTSAVIDRVRDRVATKNEGFAFFYCRRGNDERRSQPQSVLQSLVRQLSTNTHSPESVQTKLRDAVKDAREKSTNFRLQQCRELILASLNLYARSTLVIDALDECNPESRDELTESLDWFVRHSQKPVRIFVSSRPDPSILSQLSSGPTIDIQASDNRDDIRKYLDLEIDRVAKKVKALEKMKPEVMETLLERSQGMFQWAVIQVHQISVRCQSPGSIRDRLRTLPETLKDTYEEVWAQINDLEKQDRTLVMRAFFWARAAFKPLTSGEMLAAIRIAPNGDMVPVDENLDEDGLLSLCGRFLVVDSQLQVWRFSHLSVPEYFESEGYLPLYQAHSHAAGVSLSYFINAYKEHDMQEEPELEDQEEDVPSAFESDNGFAKRHPFHIYMRQCWMQHIEKLEGTEAAAEVTPLLKAFLGSPGETSEQYKRWYRQTTQDYDHFMFKSAFDYYRQRHFDNEELRDLLDELDPEDVGVFAMCRFSFDTILSDWWEDANLDISQVNKRGHNMLAIAARAGSLPICKWLVNKGIDVNSRMQGSNHGSALVAAAAKGHTDVVKFLVESGAEVDMMLWDKEGRFDNALAAAIDSGSLEATKYLVQKAGADINLPLPRSSYGFALGEAANIRGIGMVKIILDAGADVNMHLHARYEETALVIKIRNEELDAVKYLVKSAKADVNLLLRHHFGNALEAAVPRRDLSIAKWLINEAGANLNVQSTSGIYGSPLAAACYHDVEVVEFLVTAGADINVPLLIGKHGSALAVGCAIGGIDIVRYLLSAGADPNMRLERGIFGSALAAAAYEAIDVELVQALVEGGAEINAQLEAGEFGCALAAAGVGGETGDIDVFPYLVEAGADVNMKLKYGVFGTPFAATVWGRQFEKIQLLVDKGADINMPLGDIDFCNPLAMVAAFTWGEGTVEFIIELGVDVNPKHGGKRYGSPLIAAAAFNQTECVEYLIQQGADVNQRFESSYYTTALQAAEAEFPREDRDWMLRFFGGEEDDIEELVEEWGEEKPRVIEVLREHGATG; from the exons ATGTCCTGTTTCGGGTGCTTCAAGAACAAGCCCTCCAAACAGGGTGCTGATGCTCCGCAAGAGTCG GATGCCTCTCCCCGGCCAAACAATAATGTGAAATCCCCCCCAGCTACGCCCGGGGCGGCTAATCGTCCGGTCGCTACAATGCCCGGTGCTGTAGAGAAGCCGAGTTCGCAAGAGCCTGCAAAAGAACCACGAAAACCCGAAGTCGAACCCGAAGCTGCGGAAGCTGCACCTGATGCTCCTGTAGTAGACCGATGGGAAGATGCTTTCAAGGGCCTGTCGGAGGATAAACAGAAAACTCTTACAGAGATGGGATTCCACAAACCCAAGTCCGCAAATGTCAAATCCACAATCACCGACCTGGTAAACAGCGTGAATGAACGGCAGACAGAATGTGAGAAGAAGTTTTGGCATGCCAAAATTGCCGGTAAAGATATTGTGTTCAGAGAGTATACCACGAGCATTCTTAGCTGGTTGGAAAAGGCCGGAGATATTGCGATCCAGTTTGCGCCGCCCCAAGCCAGCCTGCCCTGGGATTTGATCAAATCTTTGATGCAG ATTCCCGTGAACGAAAGCGACCAGATGTGTGCCCTGCTAGCCACGACCGAGAGAGTGGTCCGCATTAGTAGCCGTGGTCAATTGTATGAGCAGGTTTACCTGCCTACTGCACCCGGAGTCAAGATGCAGACTATCCACAGGCAACTCGAAGAGGCCTTGCTGAAATTATATTCGATCTCTCTCGAGCTCCTGGCGGACTCAGGAAACCTCCTGGAGAAGAACACTCTTGAACGGACACTGAATTCCATAGTAAAACCTGGCGAGTACCAGAGCCAACTGTCCGGCTtgaaggaagcggaagatgaGCTTCTCCTAATAGTTCAGGCGTGTGAAGTTCAACGCAGCGCAGATGCGGATGACACGATGATCGACATGCTGAAGACCTTCAATGACCCCATTCTCAGTATAGATGAAGGCGTTTCTCACCTCCTGACCCACATGGACGAAAGGGCTCGCATTGAAATGCTGGAatggatctcgtcaatccCATTTGGAAGCGACCACGATGGAATCAGTGAAGACAGGACCCCTGGCACGGGCGAGTGGCTGGTGCAGCACAGGGACTTCCAGAGCTGGGAGAGTACCAACAAGTCACGTCTATTCTGGCTCAAAGGCTCACCGGGCACGGGCAAGACTTATCTCACATCGGCCGTCATCGACCGTGTCCGCGATCGGGTTGCCACCAAGAACGAGGGCTTCGCGTTTTTCTACTGCCGCCGGGGCAACGATGAACGACGCTCACAACCACAGTCGGTTTTACAAAGCCTCGTACGACAACTGTCGACAAATACACACAGCCCCGAGTCTGTACAGACCAAGCTTCGCGACGCTGTCAAGGACGCGCGCGAAAAGAGCACCAACTTCCGCCTGCAGCAGTGCAGAGAGCTGATTTTGGCCTCATTGAACCTCTATGCGAGGTCTACGCTGGTTATTGATGCCCTTGACGAATGTAACCCCGAATCACGCGATGAGTTGACTGAGTCTCTGGACTGGTTTGTGCGCCACAGCCAAAAACCTGTGAGGATCTTTGTCTCTAGTAGGCCAGATCCAAGCATCTTGAGTCAATTGTCAAGCGGTCCCACTATCGACATCCAGGCGAGTGACAACCGAGACGATATCAGAAAATATCTCGACCTTGAGATTGACAGAGTGGCTAAGAAGGTAAAGGCCTTGGAAAAGATGAAGCCCGAGGTCATGGAGACATTGCTTGAGCGCTCACAGGGAATGTTCCAGTGGGCGGTTATACAGGTTCACCAGATTAGCGTAAGGTGCCAATCGCCGGGCAGCATTCGCGATCGTCTCAGAACACTACCGGAAACTCTCAAGGACACATATGAGGAGGTCTGGGCTCAAATCAATGATTTGGAAAAGCAAGACCGGACACTTGTGATGCGCGCGTTCTTCTGGGCAAGGGCGGCGTTCAAACCTTTGACCTCTGGCGAAATGCTCGCTGCCATCCGCATAGCTCCGAATGGAGACATGGTCCCAGTTGATGAAaatctggatgaggatggtcTCTTGTCCCTCTGCGGCAGATTCCTTGTCGTTGACAGCCAGTTGCAAGTGTGGCGCTTCTCCCACCTCTCGGTCCCGGAATACTTTGAATCGGAGGGCTATTTGCCTCTTTACCAGGCGCATTCGCACGCTGCCGGGGTCTCTCTGTCGTACTTCATCAACGCGTACAAAGAACACGACATGCAGGAAGAACCCGAACTCGAGGATCAAGAGGAGGATGTGCCGTCAGCGTTCGAATCTGATAATGGCTTCGCTAAACGCCACCCGTTCCACATCTACATGAGACAATGCTGGATGCAGCATATAGAGAAGCTAGAGGGCACCGAGGCGGCGGCCGAAGTAACCCCTCTCCTGAAGGCCTTTCTAGGGTCTCCAGGTGAAACCAGCGAGCAGTATAAACGATGGTATCGACAAACCACCCAAGATTATGATCACTTCATGTTCAAATCTGCATTTGACTACTACCGCCAGCGGCACTTTGATAACGAGGAGCTACGTGACCttctcgacgagcttgacCCAGAAGACGTTGGTGTTTTCGCCATGTGTCGATTTTCGTTTGATACCATTCTGTCAGACTGGTGGGAAGACGCGAATCTTGACATCTCGCAGGTGAACAAGCGTGGCCACAACATGCTCGCAATCGCTGCCAGAGCGGGCTCGCTACCTATTTGCAAGTGGCTAGTGAATAAGGGAATTGACGTGAACTCAAGAATGCAGGGCTCCAATCATGGAAGTGCACTTGTCGCCGCTGCCGCGAAGGGTCACACTGATGTAGTCAAGTTCCTGGTGGAGTCTGGGGCAGAGGTCGACATGATGCTTTGGGATAAGGAAGGCCGGTTCGATAACGCCCTGGCAGCAGCAATTGATTCTGGAAGTCTGGAAGCCACCAAGTACCTGGTCCAGAAGGCTGGGGCCGATATCAACCTGCCGCTTCCGCGGTCGTCATACGGATTCGCCCTCGGAGAAGCTGCCAATATTCGGGGTATTGGAATGGTGAAGATTATTTTGGACGCAGGTGCTGATGTGAACATGCATCTCCACGCTAGATACGAGGAAACCGCCCTTGTGATCAAAATCCGGAATGAGGAATTAGACGCCGTTAAGTACCTGGTCAAAAGCGCAAAGGCTGACGTTAACCTACTACTGAGGCATCATTTCGGCAATGCACTCGAAGCTGCAGTGCCAAGAAGAGACTTGAGCATAGCCAAGTGGCTGATCAACGAAGCTGGAGCAAATTTGAATGTCCAGTCTACATCCGGAATATACGGCAGTCCCCTCGCAGCTGCTTGCTACCACGATGTTGAGGTAGTCGAGTTTCTGGTAACAGCGGGTGCTGACATCAACGTTCCCCTATTGATTGGGAAACACGGCAGCGCCCTTGCAGTCGGATGCGCGATAGGTGGAATTGATATTGTTCGGTACTTGCTGTCTGCGGGCGCAGACCCCAATATGCGTCTCGAGCGGGGCATATTTGGCAGTGCTCTCGCCGCGGCAGCATACGAAGCAATTGACGTGGAACTTGTTCAAGCCTTGGTGGAGGGAGGGGCCGAGATCAACGCGCAGCTCGAGGCTGGGGAGTTTGGCTGTGCCCTCGCAGCAGCGGGTGTGGGAGGAGAGACAGGGGACATCGATGTGTTCCCGTACCTGGTGGAAGCAGGAGCCGATGTCAACATGAAACTCAAGTATGGTGTCTTTGGGACCCCGTTTGCCGCAACTGTGTGGGGACGCCAGTTCGAAAAGATCCAGCTCTTGGTGGACAAGGGCGCTGACATCAATATGCCTCTGGGGGACATTGACTTCTGCAACCCGCTTGCAATGGTTGCAGCGTTCACCTGGGGTGAAGGCACCGTTGAATTTATCATTGAACTGGGAGTGGATGTGAACCCCAAACATGGCGGGAAAAGATATGGCAGTCCCCTGATTGCTGCCGCGGCATTCAATCAAACAGAATGTGTGGAGTATTTGATCCAGCAAGGAGCAGATGTGAACCAGAGATTTGAAAGTTCATACTACACTACGGCGTTGCAGGCTGCGGAGGCAGAGTTCCCGCGGGAAGACAGGGACTGGATGTTACGCTTTTtcggcggcgaagaggacgatATAGAGGAACTCGTGGAAGAgtggggagaagagaagccaaGAGTGATTGAGGTCCTGCGAGAACATGGCGCAACTGGTTGA